AATTATAAAAAAGATAACCTTAACATTTTCGCTCAGGGCTTCGGCAGCTATTATGAGTATCGCGGCAGTAGTGAATCCCAAAGTATCAGATACGCCAGTAAATCCCTCTATAACCAGACAACAACAGGAAATAGTAATGGCACAGGCGGATTCGGCTACGCAAAACTGGGATTTGATTACGACTTTAATGAAAAAAACACAATGACCCTTTACGGCACCTATAATTTAAGCGGCAATTCTTCAAAAAACTTTTCGGATAATGGAGTCAGAAACTATTTAGGCCAGTACCAGTACGGATACAATAGGGAAGGCTCTAATAATGGGGACTACAACTACTTGTCCATCTACGGCTTCTATAAAAAGAAATTCGAAACTAAGGGGCATGAAATTACTTTTGATCTCTTGTACACATCAATTGATAACCCCTCGGAAAACAAAATGAAGCTGGACTACAGCAACAAGCCCGGAATGCCTGAGATGCAGAACAGTAATACCGGTGTTAATGCTAAAACAATGATATTTAAGAGTGACTACACTCTTCCTTTTACCTCCGGCAGGCTGGAAGCCGGCTATGGCTTTACATACAGAAACAGGGAAAACGACTACGACGTGCTCAACTTTTCTTACATTTTTAACGGCTGGAGAGACAGCCTTGGACTCAGCAACACGTTCAGGTATAAGGAACGTATTAATGCACTCTATACATCGCTTTCTTATAAGATCGGCAAATTCGACTTAAAAGGCGGCCTGAGAGCTGAAAACCTTAATACCGAGGGACACCAGATTACAATGAATACCAACTTCTCGGAAAATTTCCTGAACTTTTTCCCCAATTTCAACGTATTGTACAAATTCAACGACTTGTTTAATCTGGGCTTTAATACTTTCAGAAGGGTAACTTACCCCCAGATTTATTACATAAATCCATTCAGGCAGTATACGGGACCTAATTCTTACTTTGCAGGAAACCCGAAGCTCCACCCTTATTACGTTAATTCTTATGCAGTTAACCTTTCACAGTATATTAATGTGTTCTATGTCCATTCCACCGGATACTATACAAATGCCATCGCAACAGAAAACGACAGCGTCATGATTTCTAGCTATATTAACCTCAACAGCGGCAAAACATTCGGAGTTGACCTTACTCTGCCTTATTATAACAGCCCGATGATGCCTTTTCATCTGCCCGATTTTATTACCATGCTGAACCTTCAGTTCCACTTTCTCTCCAAAAAGCAGATCGGACAGTATATAAAGGAAGATCTATCCATGACCGAGAATTCATACAATTTGAATGCAAACCTTGGGCTCAAGTTGTGGTATGACGTCGATTTTAATTGCTACATGTATTACAAACCTAAAACAAAAACCCGTATAGCTTATTCAGGCGAGGACAAATATTTCTACATCTATCTAAGCAAAACCTTCATGGATAGAAAACTGAGACTGAATGTTTCATTCTCAGATCCGTTCCAATGGCAGAAAAGCAGGGGCGAATCCTTTGGTGAGGGGTATTATTCCCGCTGGTCATATCTGTCCAAAACCAGCAGGAGCGTTTCCCTCGGAATAACGTACATGTTTAATGACTATAAGGACCGCCGCGACCGCAACCTTGACGACGGCCGCGACGGAGGCGGCGGTAGCTCCAAATAATAAGAACCTTTTCGCAGCATAAATCAATCTAACCACCCCGGGGCAGGCCCAACATACCTGCCCCTTTTTTTTTCAGACTACAGACCTTTCTTTCCGTCGGACGTCGGACGTTGAACGTCGGACCTTGAACCTTGAACCTTTCACTTTTCCTTCTTACTTTTTACTTATACCAGCTATTTACCGGAAAATTTGAAACATGAAAATTGTACATATTTCTGACCTCCATTACGGAATTTCAGAACAGCATAATAAATCCGTCGAAAGGAAAATCCGCGATATTGCCTCCCATCATCCTTCGCACCTGATTATTACCGGCGACATTACAAATACAGGCAGGGAAAAGGAGTATAAGGGAATCGCTGAAATCCTCAGGCATTACGGCTTCTACG
The DNA window shown above is from Ignavibacteria bacterium and carries:
- a CDS encoding TonB-dependent receptor codes for the protein MKFTVLISLVLFTFSTLLLAQKAPGSFKLTGTVTDESSGKGLLSATVSVLSRNGSKTIAGSTSDEKGNFTVENIPQNNVRVRLSMLGYQTVVIDSVDLEQSSRLGLVKLKSSAIVMPEVVIKSLKPMIEFQADRQVLNIDRLPGSSGTVTDALKNSGIVEVDPQSNKITVHGQNVKIQMDGHEYPMPDDMLAQLPASMIEQAEVILAPGAKESAEGGTYILNLVSKKNTFDNYSGSVSLRTGTDKGTGGGLNLNYKKDNLNIFAQGFGSYYEYRGSSESQSIRYASKSLYNQTTTGNSNGTGGFGYAKLGFDYDFNEKNTMTLYGTYNLSGNSSKNFSDNGVRNYLGQYQYGYNREGSNNGDYNYLSIYGFYKKKFETKGHEITFDLLYTSIDNPSENKMKLDYSNKPGMPEMQNSNTGVNAKTMIFKSDYTLPFTSGRLEAGYGFTYRNRENDYDVLNFSYIFNGWRDSLGLSNTFRYKERINALYTSLSYKIGKFDLKGGLRAENLNTEGHQITMNTNFSENFLNFFPNFNVLYKFNDLFNLGFNTFRRVTYPQIYYINPFRQYTGPNSYFAGNPKLHPYYVNSYAVNLSQYINVFYVHSTGYYTNAIATENDSVMISSYINLNSGKTFGVDLTLPYYNSPMMPFHLPDFITMLNLQFHFLSKKQIGQYIKEDLSMTENSYNLNANLGLKLWYDVDFNCYMYYKPKTKTRIAYSGEDKYFYIYLSKTFMDRKLRLNVSFSDPFQWQKSRGESFGEGYYSRWSYLSKTSRSVSLGITYMFNDYKDRRDRNLDDGRDGGGGSSK